One Brachyspira hampsonii genomic window, GAAAGATATGAAGGTGTAAAAACAGCATGCGATAATCTAAACATAGAATGCAAACTATTTACTACATACAATTTTTCTATGGAAGAATCATACAATATAACAAAGAAAATTTTGCAAGATAAAACAATAGATTCTATTTTTTACTTTTGCGATCAAATGGCTATAGGCGGAATAAAGGCTATAAATGAATACGGATATGAAATGGGAAAAGATATAGGAATAATCGGATTTGATAATTTAGAAATATCCGAATTTTTAGGATTAAGCTCTATGGATCAGAAATTATATGAAAAGATTTTATACTCTATAGAATATATTTTATTTGGAAATGGGAAATCTTTTACAGAGAAATCTCCTATAATAAGCTATACTCCTGAGGTAGTAGCTAGAAAAAGCTCTTTAAGAATATAAAATATATTAAAATAAATCTTTAATTATATCAGGATACTTAATATCATTAATTTTTGATATTCCTGCTTCATTATCAAATTCAGTTATATGTACTTTGATAGGCTCTATTTGAGTTGATATATATTTTATAACATTAGCTGACACAAATACATCTTTTTTAACATTAATAATGATAAATGGTATTTTAAATCCTCTAGTATGAAATAATTCCACCTGCTCTAAAGATGAATGTATAACATTATAATCATATTCTATAACAGGTATTATATGAATTTTATTTTCTTTTTCTATATCAAGTATCAAATCCATAAAATTATAATTTTCTTTTATAGGTAAATATAAAGATAATGATTCAAATACCATATAATCGTAAATATTATTATTTTCATCTATAAGATCTGTAATATCTCTTTCATCTATTTTTGTATTAATACTATGAAGAGGAGAAATATTTCCATTGGTAGCATACGATACAAATATTTCTGAAGCTTTTAGATATGTTGTATTTTTTATATATTCAGGATCAAATAATTTATTATCCCGTATTTCCATCACAAAAGGTTTATAATAGCATACAGTTTTATTGAGCATCTTTAAAGATGATACTATATGAGAAGAAATATAAGTCTTACCGACATGACTTTTATCAGATATAATACAAAACAGCTTCATCTATACTACCTTTAAAATTAAATATACTGAACATCTAATTTTACTTTATATTTAACTTTTTCTCCGGCTTTTAAGGATATATTTTTGCAGCATACTATAGTAGAATTTTGATAATTCATTTCAAGTTTATCAACTGCATCTGATATAGTAAAATTAGGCATATATAAAAATACTGTTTCTTCTTCTGCTTCCATTAAAACCTTTATTTTTATATATGATTCATCAGCCATACCAAAAACTGTGCCTTTATATTCTCCGCAGTCTGATAAATTATTAGAAATTTTTTCATTGCCTCCTATATAATATCTGTCTGCTTCATGTCCT contains:
- a CDS encoding AAA family ATPase, translated to MKLFCIISDKSHVGKTYISSHIVSSLKMLNKTVCYYKPFVMEIRDNKLFDPEYIKNTTYLKASEIFVSYATNGNISPLHSINTKIDERDITDLIDENNNIYDYMVFESLSLYLPIKENYNFMDLILDIEKENKIHIIPVIEYDYNVIHSSLEQVELFHTRGFKIPFIIINVKKDVFVSANVIKYISTQIEPIKVHITEFDNEAGISKINDIKYPDIIKDLF